In the Desulfitobacterium hafniense DCB-2 genome, GTTATGGAAAGATGTTGATGCTCAGGAATACGTAACCCAGGATAGAGACAAAGGGAGCGAATGGTCTGGTTTGGCAGTAGAGCCCCTTTACACGGGTGTTTAGTCAGCCTCCTTGAAAGACTTATTTGTGATATTTCCCGGTACATTCCTTAATTTGTAGTTCAATCACTGCCGTACCTTTCACCATATTCTCCGGAAGCTCTTTTCCAGCAAACTGGGGTGTGTATTTTTCAACCAATCTGTTCAAAACCTCACGTTTAGAGGAGATATCTTCCAGAATATGCGCTGTTCCTATCACCACCACGCTGTTGTAAATGGCCTCTGTATCGCAGGCCGCCCCTTCACCCGGCTGCAATCCCAACAGCTCATCCACTTCAAAGCAAACCTTTGGATTAGCCTTCACATTGTCGATCTTTAATCCCTTAGGCAGTCCGTGCATATAAATAGTTTCGTTATAGTAGACAAAATGCATGGCAGTGACATAAGGATATCCGTCCCCGCGAACTGTTCCGAAGCGTCCAATAGCCGCTCTTTCCAGGAGTGCGTCAATCTCCTCTTTGGTTAATTGAAAGTGTTTCATCCTGTTTTGCATAGATCATTCCTCCTAATGTGTAATGTGCGCAGGTTGTGCGCTTCATACCCAGGGATGGCCCGGGCTTTGCCAATTGCCAGCTGGGTGTTTTTATTATATGCTAAGAGTGTACCCGTTAAAAGGTACACTCTTAGCATATAATTATGGGTACACTGAGTGAGAGGTGTATGAATAAATGATTTATATTAGTAAAGAAATCAACACACCTTTATATGATCAGATTTACAGGCAAATACAAGGGGATATTATTTCCGGAAATCTTTCGCCGGGAACGCTGCTGCCCGGAATCCGGACTTTAGCCAAGACATTAGGCGTTGCGCGCAATACTGTGGACAAAGCCTATACACAACTGGCGGTGGAGGGGTATATTATTCCTCGCAAAGGTGCAGGCTTTGCCGTAGAGAGCATTAGGGATTCTAAAAAGAGCGCTGAATTGCAACCGTTATCTTCTGGGGTGTCTGCTCATCCCGGCCACGAGAAAGCAGAGAAAAAGCTTCCCTATGATTTTCAATACGGAAGCTTTCCTGAGGAGTACTTTCCCAAGACTGCCTGGAAAAAGCATATGCTGGAGGTGCTGGCGTTGCCCCATTTGTCGGCTCAGATGACTCAGTATCAGGATAAACAGGGGAACCTCTCCCTGCGCTGTGAACTCCAAAACTATTTGTACCAGACCCGGGGGGTGGTGTGTACAGAAGATCAGATCCTCATCGGCTGTGGCCTGCATTATTCCCTGGATACCTTATGCAAGCTGTTTGCAGGTCATAAGAGGATTGCTATGGAGGAGCCGGGATATAATGGAGCCAAAGAGGTCTTTCAAAACAACGGGTTTACGATACGCCATATTCCCTCGACACCATACGGACTTGATCTTTCACAGCTAAAAACATTGGCTGTCCCTATTGTTTATGTAACACCCTCCCATCAGTTTCCTTATGGAACCGTCCTTCCGATTTCCAAACGGCGGGAATTGCTGGAATGGGCGGCGGAAGAAAACGCTTATATCATTGAGGACGATTATGACAGTGAATACAGGTATGATGCCAATCCGATACCATCCCTGCAGTCCATCGATGGCCATGATCGGGTTATCTATATCGGCACCTTTTCCAAATCTCTTTCTCCCTCATTGCGCATTAATTACATGGTACTTCCCAAGTCATTGCTTCCAGCCTACCATCAGATGTTTTCTACTTACAGCAGCCCTGTTACCTGGCTGACCCAGGAAGTGCTGGCCAGCTTTCTGCGCTCCGGAGATTATACCCGGCATGTGCGCCGGATGTGTGCAGCCTATCGAAAACGGCATGATGTTTTTGTCCAGCAGCTTTCGCAACACTTCGGACCAAACATCGTGCTGCATGGGCAAGGGGCAGGATTGCATTTTCTGGTGGAGTTTGCGGAGGAAGTGGAGGCTGAGGGTTTAATCCAGATGGCTGAAGAAGCAGGAGTCAGGGTATACCCGGTGACCCCGTTCTGGAGTGCCTCAGAAGCCTGCCCTCCCAATCTGCTTTTTGCAGGATACAGCCTGTTGAATGAGAGGCAGATACAAGAGGGGCTCCGCCTTTTGAAGGAAGTGTGGGCTCCAGTGCTGGAAATTAAATGATGCAAAATCGGAAGACATGATCCTAAAAATAAGGTACACTTAACCCCATAAGAATAAAGATATTTGCCTCATGGCTCGCTGGCTTCCATTTATGCATGGAAGCTTGCCTTTTTATAGCAGCAGCGTGAGGAAAGGAGTGGTAAACACATGATTCTTAATATCAGCGGGCGGACGGATATTGTCAACCATTATGCAGACTGGCTTTTCAGGCGGTTTGAGGAGGGTT is a window encoding:
- a CDS encoding pyridoxamine 5'-phosphate oxidase family protein encodes the protein MQNRMKHFQLTKEEIDALLERAAIGRFGTVRGDGYPYVTAMHFVYYNETIYMHGLPKGLKIDNVKANPKVCFEVDELLGLQPGEGAACDTEAIYNSVVVIGTAHILEDISSKREVLNRLVEKYTPQFAGKELPENMVKGTAVIELQIKECTGKYHK
- a CDS encoding PLP-dependent aminotransferase family protein; protein product: MIYISKEINTPLYDQIYRQIQGDIISGNLSPGTLLPGIRTLAKTLGVARNTVDKAYTQLAVEGYIIPRKGAGFAVESIRDSKKSAELQPLSSGVSAHPGHEKAEKKLPYDFQYGSFPEEYFPKTAWKKHMLEVLALPHLSAQMTQYQDKQGNLSLRCELQNYLYQTRGVVCTEDQILIGCGLHYSLDTLCKLFAGHKRIAMEEPGYNGAKEVFQNNGFTIRHIPSTPYGLDLSQLKTLAVPIVYVTPSHQFPYGTVLPISKRRELLEWAAEENAYIIEDDYDSEYRYDANPIPSLQSIDGHDRVIYIGTFSKSLSPSLRINYMVLPKSLLPAYHQMFSTYSSPVTWLTQEVLASFLRSGDYTRHVRRMCAAYRKRHDVFVQQLSQHFGPNIVLHGQGAGLHFLVEFAEEVEAEGLIQMAEEAGVRVYPVTPFWSASEACPPNLLFAGYSLLNERQIQEGLRLLKEVWAPVLEIK